In Gossypium raimondii isolate GPD5lz chromosome 12, ASM2569854v1, whole genome shotgun sequence, a single window of DNA contains:
- the LOC105765389 gene encoding membrane protein of ER body-like protein isoform X1, with product MDMVVEPQQQLDTELVNKSSWLNQEDEEEEEVGVNLLTRHSSSSHPPLNGVGAGDEFEPEPEPVPVSAPTSGTTSESSDQEEEDKGGVRNEEMRGEKGDGNSIYYDKIEGTWKCRHCNWTHQNGSPSIVDIESHEGYFHKAMNTKTLNQWGPCFSLETKGAESINETYEMQSEITKTLTMEVSHQTVRNVEDQKGFGLSPAPVEHLHEEANGSFKHFEKEAKVDANVDLNGEIREDLYCPNGSFKNIEEETKDANIDLIGEIEEDLMDLDVEGVLEKQNTHDLYCPKCNSCITKRVILVRRKPKVSIRHKPKRGKKPDLIPTSAGFIVSGDTPEIHSDPSPAAAPDEQDASREQEQEAFSCLSCFSLFIPIGNGCFKIFQFFRGGRQTEHTQSPQEIRQREHSESTEGTNLSENNLSPQGTNLSENTPSPSEINSEGKTQSPLEISPEGKTQSPQGISQNEYPETPQLISGNDDTQSPQKRSHDANMSSPQCINNNEDAQKPQDIIWNGGTQSPQKKNRDANMSSPQHINPNEDAQKARDINRNEDTQSPQKISRNENAQNPQDVNQNDSKQRPQKIPTEKTNWILSIFGYYKSKGEYPPVQAGHAVSVQSAAVPTPSVINGEHIDATAIKLKEPGISDIFSSTDSSLLGKLKGESTVQKPDADLFQRNIAGENDIKDIETGLLEPLLHPSVEVPPSSQTITETEYRGTDAGEVREWEILKSIVYGGLIESITSLGVVSSAAGAGAGTLNVLALGVANLIGGLIVICHNLRELKNDQPRASDVEEDRYQVLLGRRQNFKLHAFVAILSFLIFGLVPPVVYGFSFRNSDDKDFKLAAMAGASLICIILLALGKGHVRKPNRAYFRTVFYYVSLGITASGISYVVGQLLKKLAEQLGLFDSSSTVSMPFLETIPMEMGRASY from the exons ATGGACATGGTGGTGGAACCACAACAGCAACTTGACACAGAGTTAGTCAATAAGAGTTCGTGGCTAAACCAAgaggatgaagaagaagaagaggtgGGTGTGAACCTGTTAACAAGGCACTCTAGCTCAAGCCATCCACCGCTCAATGGAGTCGGAGCTGGGGATGAGTTTGAGCCTGAGCCTGAGCCTGTCCCTGTCTCCGCCCCTACCAGTGGAACCACAAGTGAAAGCTCTGACCAAGAGGAGGAAGACAAAGGCGGTGTTCGAAATGAAGAGATGCGTGGTGAGAAGGGAGATGGAAACAGCATTTACTATGACAAAATTGAAG GAACATGGAAATGTCGCCATTGCAATTGGACCCATCAAAATGGAAGTCCTTCTATAGTTGATATCGAGAGTCATGAGGGGTACTTCCACAAGGCAATGAATACAAAAACGTTAAACCAGTGGGGACCCTGTTTTAGTTTAGAAACTAAAG GCGCTGAATCCATCAATGAAACTTATGAAATGCAATCTGAAATTACAAAAACCTTGACCATGGAAGTCAGTCATCAAACGGTGAGAAATGTAGAGGATCAGAAAGGCTTTGGTTTGAGCCCTGCCCCGGTTGAACATTTACATGAAGAAGCAAATGGAAGCTTCAAGCATTTTGAAAAAGAGGCCAAAGTAGATGCCAATGTTGACTTAAATGGAGAAATCAGAGAGGATTTGTACTGTCCAAATGGAAGTTTCAAGAACATTGAGGAAGAGACCAAAGATGCTAACATTGACTTAATCGGAGAAATCGAAGAGGATTTGATGGACTTAGATGTTGAAGGGGTTTTAGAGAAACAAAATACACATGATTTGTACTGTCCAAAATGCAATTCTTGTATTACAAAAAGGGTGATCCTTGTTAGAAGAAAACCTAAAGTTTCAATACGCCACAAACCAAAGCGTGGCAAAAAGCCGGATCTGATTCCTACTTCTGCAGGTTTTATTGTCAGTGGTGACACGCCTGAAATACATTCAGATCCTAGTCCAGCAGCAGCACCTGACGAGCAAGATGCCAGTAGAGAACAAGAACAAGAAGCATTCAGCTGCTTATCATGCTTCAGCCTTTTCATTCCTATAG GAAATGGTTGTTTCAAGATCTTTCAGTTCTTCAGAGGGGGGAGACAGACTGAACACACCCAAAGTCCACAAGAGATAAGGCAGAGGGAACACTCAGAAAGTACCGAAGGAACCAACCTGAGTGAAAACAATCTAAGTCCACAAGGAACAAACCTGAGTGAGAACACACCAAGTCCTTCAGAGATTAACTCGGAGGGAAAAACACAAAGTCCTCTAGAGATAAGCCCAGAGGGGAAAACACAAAGTCCTCAAGGTATTAGCCAGAACGAGTACCCAGAAACTCCTCAACTGATAAGCGGCAATGATGACACACAAAGTCCTCAGAAGAGAAGCCATGATGCAAACATGAGTAGTCCTCAATGTATAAACAATAATGAAGATGCACAAAAACCTCAAGATATAATCTGGAATGGAGGTACACAAAGTCCTCAAAAGAAAAACCGCGATGCAAACATGAGTAGTCCTCAACATATAAATCCTAATGAAGATGCACAGAAAGCTCGAGATATAAACCGGAATGAAGATACACAGAGTCCTCAAAAGATAAGCCGCAATGAAAATGCACAGAATCCACAAGATGTAAACCAGAATGACAGCAAGCAAAGACCTCAAAAGATACCTACAGAGAAAACAAATTGGATTTTATCGATTTTTGGATATTATAAGAGCAAAGGAG AATATCCACCTGTTCAAGCTGGTCATGCTGTATCAGTGCAAAGTGCTGCAGTGCCAACCCCATCAGTTATCAACGGTGAACATATAGATGCGACAGCTATAAAACTCAAAGAACCTGGAATAAGTGACATATTTTCTTCGACAGACAGCTCTCTACTTGGCAAGCTGAAAGGTGAATCTACTGTGCAGAAGCCAGATGCTGACTTGTTTCAGAGAAATATTG CAGGTGAGAATGACATAAAGGATATTGAAACTGGGTTACTCGAGCCATTATTACATCCCAGTGTGGAAGTGCCACCTTCGTCTCAAACAATAACAGAAACTGAATATAGAGGTACTGATGCTGGTGAAGTTCGTGAATGGGAAATTCTGAAAAGTATCGTCTATGGTGGATTAATTGAATCAATCACAAGTTTAGGGGTTGTGTCTTCTGCAGCCGGTGCTGGTGCCGGTACAT TGAATGTTTTGGCTTTGGGAGTGGCAAATCTGATTGGAGGACTTATCGTCATTTGTCATAAT CTTAGGGAACTGAAAAATGACCAACCTCGAGCTTCTGATGTTGAGGAAGATCGGTACCAAGTGCTGTTAGGACGGAGACAGAATTTCAAACTGCATGCATTTGTAGCTATTTTATCATTCCTCATATTTGGCTTGGTTCCTCCTGTCGTCTATGGCTTCTCGTTTCGCAATAGCGATGATAAAGACTTCAAGCTAGCAGCAATGGCCGGTGCTTCTCTAATATGCATCATTTTGCTTGCACTAGGGAAAGGTCATGTTAGAAAACCAAACCGAGCTTATTTCCGAACTGTATTTTATTACGTCAGCCTTGGGATAACGGCGTCTGGCATCTCATACGTAGTTGGTCAACTGTTGAAAAAACTCGCCGAGCAGCTCGGTTTGTTTGACTCGAGTTCAACTGTCAGCATGCCGTTTTTGGAGACGATACCAATGGAGATGGGAAGGGCATCCTATTGA
- the LOC105765389 gene encoding membrane protein of ER body-like protein isoform X3: MDMVVEPQQQLDTELVNKSSWLNQEDEEEEEVGVNLLTRHSSSSHPPLNGVGAGDEFEPEPEPVPVSAPTSGTTSESSDQEEEDKGGVRNEEMRGEKGDGNSIYYDKIEGAESINETYEMQSEITKTLTMEVSHQTVRNVEDQKGFGLSPAPVEHLHEEANGSFKHFEKEAKVDANVDLNGEIREDLYCPNGSFKNIEEETKDANIDLIGEIEEDLMDLDVEGVLEKQNTHDLYCPKCNSCITKRVILVRRKPKVSIRHKPKRGKKPDLIPTSAGFIVSGDTPEIHSDPSPAAAPDEQDASREQEQEAFSCLSCFSLFIPIGNGCFKIFQFFRGGRQTEHTQSPQEIRQREHSESTEGTNLSENNLSPQGTNLSENTPSPSEINSEGKTQSPLEISPEGKTQSPQGISQNEYPETPQLISGNDDTQSPQKRSHDANMSSPQCINNNEDAQKPQDIIWNGGTQSPQKKNRDANMSSPQHINPNEDAQKARDINRNEDTQSPQKISRNENAQNPQDVNQNDSKQRPQKIPTEKTNWILSIFGYYKSKGEYPPVQAGHAVSVQSAAVPTPSVINGEHIDATAIKLKEPGISDIFSSTDSSLLGKLKGESTVQKPDADLFQRNIAGENDIKDIETGLLEPLLHPSVEVPPSSQTITETEYRGTDAGEVREWEILKSIVYGGLIESITSLGVVSSAAGAGAGTLNVLALGVANLIGGLIVICHNLRELKNDQPRASDVEEDRYQVLLGRRQNFKLHAFVAILSFLIFGLVPPVVYGFSFRNSDDKDFKLAAMAGASLICIILLALGKGHVRKPNRAYFRTVFYYVSLGITASGISYVVGQLLKKLAEQLGLFDSSSTVSMPFLETIPMEMGRASY, from the exons ATGGACATGGTGGTGGAACCACAACAGCAACTTGACACAGAGTTAGTCAATAAGAGTTCGTGGCTAAACCAAgaggatgaagaagaagaagaggtgGGTGTGAACCTGTTAACAAGGCACTCTAGCTCAAGCCATCCACCGCTCAATGGAGTCGGAGCTGGGGATGAGTTTGAGCCTGAGCCTGAGCCTGTCCCTGTCTCCGCCCCTACCAGTGGAACCACAAGTGAAAGCTCTGACCAAGAGGAGGAAGACAAAGGCGGTGTTCGAAATGAAGAGATGCGTGGTGAGAAGGGAGATGGAAACAGCATTTACTATGACAAAATTGAAG GCGCTGAATCCATCAATGAAACTTATGAAATGCAATCTGAAATTACAAAAACCTTGACCATGGAAGTCAGTCATCAAACGGTGAGAAATGTAGAGGATCAGAAAGGCTTTGGTTTGAGCCCTGCCCCGGTTGAACATTTACATGAAGAAGCAAATGGAAGCTTCAAGCATTTTGAAAAAGAGGCCAAAGTAGATGCCAATGTTGACTTAAATGGAGAAATCAGAGAGGATTTGTACTGTCCAAATGGAAGTTTCAAGAACATTGAGGAAGAGACCAAAGATGCTAACATTGACTTAATCGGAGAAATCGAAGAGGATTTGATGGACTTAGATGTTGAAGGGGTTTTAGAGAAACAAAATACACATGATTTGTACTGTCCAAAATGCAATTCTTGTATTACAAAAAGGGTGATCCTTGTTAGAAGAAAACCTAAAGTTTCAATACGCCACAAACCAAAGCGTGGCAAAAAGCCGGATCTGATTCCTACTTCTGCAGGTTTTATTGTCAGTGGTGACACGCCTGAAATACATTCAGATCCTAGTCCAGCAGCAGCACCTGACGAGCAAGATGCCAGTAGAGAACAAGAACAAGAAGCATTCAGCTGCTTATCATGCTTCAGCCTTTTCATTCCTATAG GAAATGGTTGTTTCAAGATCTTTCAGTTCTTCAGAGGGGGGAGACAGACTGAACACACCCAAAGTCCACAAGAGATAAGGCAGAGGGAACACTCAGAAAGTACCGAAGGAACCAACCTGAGTGAAAACAATCTAAGTCCACAAGGAACAAACCTGAGTGAGAACACACCAAGTCCTTCAGAGATTAACTCGGAGGGAAAAACACAAAGTCCTCTAGAGATAAGCCCAGAGGGGAAAACACAAAGTCCTCAAGGTATTAGCCAGAACGAGTACCCAGAAACTCCTCAACTGATAAGCGGCAATGATGACACACAAAGTCCTCAGAAGAGAAGCCATGATGCAAACATGAGTAGTCCTCAATGTATAAACAATAATGAAGATGCACAAAAACCTCAAGATATAATCTGGAATGGAGGTACACAAAGTCCTCAAAAGAAAAACCGCGATGCAAACATGAGTAGTCCTCAACATATAAATCCTAATGAAGATGCACAGAAAGCTCGAGATATAAACCGGAATGAAGATACACAGAGTCCTCAAAAGATAAGCCGCAATGAAAATGCACAGAATCCACAAGATGTAAACCAGAATGACAGCAAGCAAAGACCTCAAAAGATACCTACAGAGAAAACAAATTGGATTTTATCGATTTTTGGATATTATAAGAGCAAAGGAG AATATCCACCTGTTCAAGCTGGTCATGCTGTATCAGTGCAAAGTGCTGCAGTGCCAACCCCATCAGTTATCAACGGTGAACATATAGATGCGACAGCTATAAAACTCAAAGAACCTGGAATAAGTGACATATTTTCTTCGACAGACAGCTCTCTACTTGGCAAGCTGAAAGGTGAATCTACTGTGCAGAAGCCAGATGCTGACTTGTTTCAGAGAAATATTG CAGGTGAGAATGACATAAAGGATATTGAAACTGGGTTACTCGAGCCATTATTACATCCCAGTGTGGAAGTGCCACCTTCGTCTCAAACAATAACAGAAACTGAATATAGAGGTACTGATGCTGGTGAAGTTCGTGAATGGGAAATTCTGAAAAGTATCGTCTATGGTGGATTAATTGAATCAATCACAAGTTTAGGGGTTGTGTCTTCTGCAGCCGGTGCTGGTGCCGGTACAT TGAATGTTTTGGCTTTGGGAGTGGCAAATCTGATTGGAGGACTTATCGTCATTTGTCATAAT CTTAGGGAACTGAAAAATGACCAACCTCGAGCTTCTGATGTTGAGGAAGATCGGTACCAAGTGCTGTTAGGACGGAGACAGAATTTCAAACTGCATGCATTTGTAGCTATTTTATCATTCCTCATATTTGGCTTGGTTCCTCCTGTCGTCTATGGCTTCTCGTTTCGCAATAGCGATGATAAAGACTTCAAGCTAGCAGCAATGGCCGGTGCTTCTCTAATATGCATCATTTTGCTTGCACTAGGGAAAGGTCATGTTAGAAAACCAAACCGAGCTTATTTCCGAACTGTATTTTATTACGTCAGCCTTGGGATAACGGCGTCTGGCATCTCATACGTAGTTGGTCAACTGTTGAAAAAACTCGCCGAGCAGCTCGGTTTGTTTGACTCGAGTTCAACTGTCAGCATGCCGTTTTTGGAGACGATACCAATGGAGATGGGAAGGGCATCCTATTGA
- the LOC105765389 gene encoding membrane protein of ER body-like protein isoform X5 has protein sequence MDMVVEPQQQLDTELVNKSSWLNQEDEEEEEVGVNLLTRHSSSSHPPLNGVGAGDEFEPEPEPVPVSAPTSGTTSESSDQEEEDKGGVRNEEMRGEKGDGNSIYYDKIEGAESINETYEMQSEITKTLTMEVSHQTVRNVEDQKGFGLSPAPVEHLHEEANGSFKHFEKEAKVDANVDLNGEIREDLYCPNGSFKNIEEETKDANIDLIGEIEEDLMDLDVEGVLEKQNTHDLYCPKCNSCITKRVILVRRKPKVSIRHKPKRGKKPDLIPTSAGFIVSGDTPEIHSDPSPAAAPDEQDASREQEQEAFSCLSCFSLFIPIGNGCFKIFQFFRGGRQTEHTQSPQEIRQREHSESTEGTNLSENNLSPQGTNLSENTPSPSEINSEGKTQSPLEISPEGKTQSPQGISQNEYPETPQLISGNDDTQSPQKRSHDANMSSPQCINNNEDAQKPQDIIWNGGTQSPQKKNRDANMSSPQHINPNEDAQKARDINRNEDTQSPQKISRNENAQNPQDVNQNDSKQRPQKIPTEKTNWILSIFGYYKSKGEYPPVQAGHAVSVQSAAVPTPSVINGEHIDATAIKLKEPGISDIFSSTDSSLLGKLKGESTVQKPDADLFQRNIGENDIKDIETGLLEPLLHPSVEVPPSSQTITETEYRGTDAGEVREWEILKSIVYGGLIESITSLGVVSSAAGAGAGTLNVLALGVANLIGGLIVICHNLRELKNDQPRASDVEEDRYQVLLGRRQNFKLHAFVAILSFLIFGLVPPVVYGFSFRNSDDKDFKLAAMAGASLICIILLALGKGHVRKPNRAYFRTVFYYVSLGITASGISYVVGQLLKKLAEQLGLFDSSSTVSMPFLETIPMEMGRASY, from the exons ATGGACATGGTGGTGGAACCACAACAGCAACTTGACACAGAGTTAGTCAATAAGAGTTCGTGGCTAAACCAAgaggatgaagaagaagaagaggtgGGTGTGAACCTGTTAACAAGGCACTCTAGCTCAAGCCATCCACCGCTCAATGGAGTCGGAGCTGGGGATGAGTTTGAGCCTGAGCCTGAGCCTGTCCCTGTCTCCGCCCCTACCAGTGGAACCACAAGTGAAAGCTCTGACCAAGAGGAGGAAGACAAAGGCGGTGTTCGAAATGAAGAGATGCGTGGTGAGAAGGGAGATGGAAACAGCATTTACTATGACAAAATTGAAG GCGCTGAATCCATCAATGAAACTTATGAAATGCAATCTGAAATTACAAAAACCTTGACCATGGAAGTCAGTCATCAAACGGTGAGAAATGTAGAGGATCAGAAAGGCTTTGGTTTGAGCCCTGCCCCGGTTGAACATTTACATGAAGAAGCAAATGGAAGCTTCAAGCATTTTGAAAAAGAGGCCAAAGTAGATGCCAATGTTGACTTAAATGGAGAAATCAGAGAGGATTTGTACTGTCCAAATGGAAGTTTCAAGAACATTGAGGAAGAGACCAAAGATGCTAACATTGACTTAATCGGAGAAATCGAAGAGGATTTGATGGACTTAGATGTTGAAGGGGTTTTAGAGAAACAAAATACACATGATTTGTACTGTCCAAAATGCAATTCTTGTATTACAAAAAGGGTGATCCTTGTTAGAAGAAAACCTAAAGTTTCAATACGCCACAAACCAAAGCGTGGCAAAAAGCCGGATCTGATTCCTACTTCTGCAGGTTTTATTGTCAGTGGTGACACGCCTGAAATACATTCAGATCCTAGTCCAGCAGCAGCACCTGACGAGCAAGATGCCAGTAGAGAACAAGAACAAGAAGCATTCAGCTGCTTATCATGCTTCAGCCTTTTCATTCCTATAG GAAATGGTTGTTTCAAGATCTTTCAGTTCTTCAGAGGGGGGAGACAGACTGAACACACCCAAAGTCCACAAGAGATAAGGCAGAGGGAACACTCAGAAAGTACCGAAGGAACCAACCTGAGTGAAAACAATCTAAGTCCACAAGGAACAAACCTGAGTGAGAACACACCAAGTCCTTCAGAGATTAACTCGGAGGGAAAAACACAAAGTCCTCTAGAGATAAGCCCAGAGGGGAAAACACAAAGTCCTCAAGGTATTAGCCAGAACGAGTACCCAGAAACTCCTCAACTGATAAGCGGCAATGATGACACACAAAGTCCTCAGAAGAGAAGCCATGATGCAAACATGAGTAGTCCTCAATGTATAAACAATAATGAAGATGCACAAAAACCTCAAGATATAATCTGGAATGGAGGTACACAAAGTCCTCAAAAGAAAAACCGCGATGCAAACATGAGTAGTCCTCAACATATAAATCCTAATGAAGATGCACAGAAAGCTCGAGATATAAACCGGAATGAAGATACACAGAGTCCTCAAAAGATAAGCCGCAATGAAAATGCACAGAATCCACAAGATGTAAACCAGAATGACAGCAAGCAAAGACCTCAAAAGATACCTACAGAGAAAACAAATTGGATTTTATCGATTTTTGGATATTATAAGAGCAAAGGAG AATATCCACCTGTTCAAGCTGGTCATGCTGTATCAGTGCAAAGTGCTGCAGTGCCAACCCCATCAGTTATCAACGGTGAACATATAGATGCGACAGCTATAAAACTCAAAGAACCTGGAATAAGTGACATATTTTCTTCGACAGACAGCTCTCTACTTGGCAAGCTGAAAGGTGAATCTACTGTGCAGAAGCCAGATGCTGACTTGTTTCAGAGAAATATTG GTGAGAATGACATAAAGGATATTGAAACTGGGTTACTCGAGCCATTATTACATCCCAGTGTGGAAGTGCCACCTTCGTCTCAAACAATAACAGAAACTGAATATAGAGGTACTGATGCTGGTGAAGTTCGTGAATGGGAAATTCTGAAAAGTATCGTCTATGGTGGATTAATTGAATCAATCACAAGTTTAGGGGTTGTGTCTTCTGCAGCCGGTGCTGGTGCCGGTACAT TGAATGTTTTGGCTTTGGGAGTGGCAAATCTGATTGGAGGACTTATCGTCATTTGTCATAAT CTTAGGGAACTGAAAAATGACCAACCTCGAGCTTCTGATGTTGAGGAAGATCGGTACCAAGTGCTGTTAGGACGGAGACAGAATTTCAAACTGCATGCATTTGTAGCTATTTTATCATTCCTCATATTTGGCTTGGTTCCTCCTGTCGTCTATGGCTTCTCGTTTCGCAATAGCGATGATAAAGACTTCAAGCTAGCAGCAATGGCCGGTGCTTCTCTAATATGCATCATTTTGCTTGCACTAGGGAAAGGTCATGTTAGAAAACCAAACCGAGCTTATTTCCGAACTGTATTTTATTACGTCAGCCTTGGGATAACGGCGTCTGGCATCTCATACGTAGTTGGTCAACTGTTGAAAAAACTCGCCGAGCAGCTCGGTTTGTTTGACTCGAGTTCAACTGTCAGCATGCCGTTTTTGGAGACGATACCAATGGAGATGGGAAGGGCATCCTATTGA
- the LOC105765389 gene encoding membrane protein of ER body-like protein isoform X4 yields MSFLFLSLLAGAESINETYEMQSEITKTLTMEVSHQTVRNVEDQKGFGLSPAPVEHLHEEANGSFKHFEKEAKVDANVDLNGEIREDLYCPNGSFKNIEEETKDANIDLIGEIEEDLMDLDVEGVLEKQNTHDLYCPKCNSCITKRVILVRRKPKVSIRHKPKRGKKPDLIPTSAGFIVSGDTPEIHSDPSPAAAPDEQDASREQEQEAFSCLSCFSLFIPIGNGCFKIFQFFRGGRQTEHTQSPQEIRQREHSESTEGTNLSENNLSPQGTNLSENTPSPSEINSEGKTQSPLEISPEGKTQSPQGISQNEYPETPQLISGNDDTQSPQKRSHDANMSSPQCINNNEDAQKPQDIIWNGGTQSPQKKNRDANMSSPQHINPNEDAQKARDINRNEDTQSPQKISRNENAQNPQDVNQNDSKQRPQKIPTEKTNWILSIFGYYKSKGEYPPVQAGHAVSVQSAAVPTPSVINGEHIDATAIKLKEPGISDIFSSTDSSLLGKLKGESTVQKPDADLFQRNIAGENDIKDIETGLLEPLLHPSVEVPPSSQTITETEYRGTDAGEVREWEILKSIVYGGLIESITSLGVVSSAAGAGAGTLNVLALGVANLIGGLIVICHNLRELKNDQPRASDVEEDRYQVLLGRRQNFKLHAFVAILSFLIFGLVPPVVYGFSFRNSDDKDFKLAAMAGASLICIILLALGKGHVRKPNRAYFRTVFYYVSLGITASGISYVVGQLLKKLAEQLGLFDSSSTVSMPFLETIPMEMGRASY; encoded by the exons AtgagttttttgtttttgtcatTGCTGGCTG GCGCTGAATCCATCAATGAAACTTATGAAATGCAATCTGAAATTACAAAAACCTTGACCATGGAAGTCAGTCATCAAACGGTGAGAAATGTAGAGGATCAGAAAGGCTTTGGTTTGAGCCCTGCCCCGGTTGAACATTTACATGAAGAAGCAAATGGAAGCTTCAAGCATTTTGAAAAAGAGGCCAAAGTAGATGCCAATGTTGACTTAAATGGAGAAATCAGAGAGGATTTGTACTGTCCAAATGGAAGTTTCAAGAACATTGAGGAAGAGACCAAAGATGCTAACATTGACTTAATCGGAGAAATCGAAGAGGATTTGATGGACTTAGATGTTGAAGGGGTTTTAGAGAAACAAAATACACATGATTTGTACTGTCCAAAATGCAATTCTTGTATTACAAAAAGGGTGATCCTTGTTAGAAGAAAACCTAAAGTTTCAATACGCCACAAACCAAAGCGTGGCAAAAAGCCGGATCTGATTCCTACTTCTGCAGGTTTTATTGTCAGTGGTGACACGCCTGAAATACATTCAGATCCTAGTCCAGCAGCAGCACCTGACGAGCAAGATGCCAGTAGAGAACAAGAACAAGAAGCATTCAGCTGCTTATCATGCTTCAGCCTTTTCATTCCTATAG GAAATGGTTGTTTCAAGATCTTTCAGTTCTTCAGAGGGGGGAGACAGACTGAACACACCCAAAGTCCACAAGAGATAAGGCAGAGGGAACACTCAGAAAGTACCGAAGGAACCAACCTGAGTGAAAACAATCTAAGTCCACAAGGAACAAACCTGAGTGAGAACACACCAAGTCCTTCAGAGATTAACTCGGAGGGAAAAACACAAAGTCCTCTAGAGATAAGCCCAGAGGGGAAAACACAAAGTCCTCAAGGTATTAGCCAGAACGAGTACCCAGAAACTCCTCAACTGATAAGCGGCAATGATGACACACAAAGTCCTCAGAAGAGAAGCCATGATGCAAACATGAGTAGTCCTCAATGTATAAACAATAATGAAGATGCACAAAAACCTCAAGATATAATCTGGAATGGAGGTACACAAAGTCCTCAAAAGAAAAACCGCGATGCAAACATGAGTAGTCCTCAACATATAAATCCTAATGAAGATGCACAGAAAGCTCGAGATATAAACCGGAATGAAGATACACAGAGTCCTCAAAAGATAAGCCGCAATGAAAATGCACAGAATCCACAAGATGTAAACCAGAATGACAGCAAGCAAAGACCTCAAAAGATACCTACAGAGAAAACAAATTGGATTTTATCGATTTTTGGATATTATAAGAGCAAAGGAG AATATCCACCTGTTCAAGCTGGTCATGCTGTATCAGTGCAAAGTGCTGCAGTGCCAACCCCATCAGTTATCAACGGTGAACATATAGATGCGACAGCTATAAAACTCAAAGAACCTGGAATAAGTGACATATTTTCTTCGACAGACAGCTCTCTACTTGGCAAGCTGAAAGGTGAATCTACTGTGCAGAAGCCAGATGCTGACTTGTTTCAGAGAAATATTG CAGGTGAGAATGACATAAAGGATATTGAAACTGGGTTACTCGAGCCATTATTACATCCCAGTGTGGAAGTGCCACCTTCGTCTCAAACAATAACAGAAACTGAATATAGAGGTACTGATGCTGGTGAAGTTCGTGAATGGGAAATTCTGAAAAGTATCGTCTATGGTGGATTAATTGAATCAATCACAAGTTTAGGGGTTGTGTCTTCTGCAGCCGGTGCTGGTGCCGGTACAT TGAATGTTTTGGCTTTGGGAGTGGCAAATCTGATTGGAGGACTTATCGTCATTTGTCATAAT CTTAGGGAACTGAAAAATGACCAACCTCGAGCTTCTGATGTTGAGGAAGATCGGTACCAAGTGCTGTTAGGACGGAGACAGAATTTCAAACTGCATGCATTTGTAGCTATTTTATCATTCCTCATATTTGGCTTGGTTCCTCCTGTCGTCTATGGCTTCTCGTTTCGCAATAGCGATGATAAAGACTTCAAGCTAGCAGCAATGGCCGGTGCTTCTCTAATATGCATCATTTTGCTTGCACTAGGGAAAGGTCATGTTAGAAAACCAAACCGAGCTTATTTCCGAACTGTATTTTATTACGTCAGCCTTGGGATAACGGCGTCTGGCATCTCATACGTAGTTGGTCAACTGTTGAAAAAACTCGCCGAGCAGCTCGGTTTGTTTGACTCGAGTTCAACTGTCAGCATGCCGTTTTTGGAGACGATACCAATGGAGATGGGAAGGGCATCCTATTGA